A section of the Pseudanabaena mucicola str. Chao 1806 genome encodes:
- a CDS encoding zinc-dependent alcohol dehydrogenase family protein — MKAILMTAAGALNVLQLADVNEPTIQSPTEILVRLRAAGINPIDTKLRSRGTFHPDRLPSILGCDGAGIVEAIGAGVTKFKVGDEVYFCNGGLGSHQGNYAELTTIDEKFAAHKPQSLSFEEAAAAPLVLLTAWESLYDRGRLGGSTSPHVLIHAGAGGVGHVAVQLAKLRGASVATTIGSEAKARFVRGLGADLAISYKQTDFVEAAIAWTNGEGVSIAFDTVGGKLIEQTFPAVQVYGDIITILEPPTNISWKVARTRNLRFSFELMLTPMLLGRDDLQIHQSNILAECAQLFDSGKLKIHVSEVFKLDDVAKAHQLLEAGSMTGKLVLTI, encoded by the coding sequence ATGAAAGCCATTTTGATGACCGCAGCAGGTGCGCTCAATGTGTTGCAGCTTGCCGACGTAAATGAACCCACAATTCAATCACCTACTGAAATTCTAGTACGCCTTAGAGCCGCAGGTATTAACCCTATTGATACAAAATTGCGTAGTCGTGGCACATTTCATCCTGATCGCTTACCATCGATTCTTGGCTGTGACGGGGCGGGCATTGTCGAAGCGATCGGTGCAGGTGTGACTAAGTTTAAAGTGGGTGATGAGGTGTACTTCTGCAACGGGGGCTTAGGCTCGCATCAAGGTAATTATGCGGAACTAACTACAATTGATGAAAAATTCGCTGCCCATAAACCTCAATCCCTCAGTTTTGAAGAAGCGGCAGCAGCTCCACTAGTTTTGCTCACCGCATGGGAATCTCTATATGATCGCGGTAGACTCGGTGGCTCAACAAGTCCCCATGTTCTAATCCATGCAGGAGCAGGTGGTGTGGGTCATGTGGCAGTTCAACTAGCTAAGCTCAGAGGCGCTAGTGTTGCGACTACGATTGGCTCTGAAGCTAAGGCAAGGTTTGTGAGGGGGTTAGGTGCAGATTTAGCGATCTCCTATAAGCAAACTGATTTTGTCGAAGCGGCGATCGCATGGACAAATGGTGAAGGTGTCAGCATTGCCTTTGATACTGTCGGAGGTAAATTAATTGAGCAAACTTTTCCTGCGGTGCAAGTCTACGGCGATATCATCACCATTCTGGAGCCTCCCACCAATATAAGCTGGAAAGTTGCGCGTACTCGCAATCTCCGCTTTAGTTTCGAGCTAATGCTAACACCAATGTTACTTGGGCGTGATGATCTGCAAATTCATCAGTCAAACATTCTCGCTGAATGCGCTCAATTATTTGATTCTGGCAAGCTCAAGATTCATGTTAGCGAAGTATTCAAATTGGATGATGTCGCCAAAGCTCATCAATTATTAGAAGCCGGTTCTATGACAGGCAAACTCGTACTCACTATCTAA
- a CDS encoding Crp/Fnr family transcriptional regulator → MQTDIFKELFPLFDAANVETLEWLLAEAVERDYPAGRAVLMEDAWGNAVYFILSGWVKVRFVRSQDTTTLAVLAQGDFFGEMAILDESPRSTDVVAFTPVRVLMVHAQKFIQFLFKDPQLHHRMLQLMVGRLRKTNQRTQLRQQVPAVRVASILMGLGDAYGNKTDAGVEIFNLPVSDIADLSEVNPDDTNKVLEKLKDKGWIVIDSKRQVMTITNEKQMVQLATFR, encoded by the coding sequence ATGCAAACGGATATCTTCAAAGAGCTATTTCCACTATTTGATGCCGCTAATGTTGAGACTTTAGAATGGCTTCTCGCAGAAGCAGTAGAACGAGATTATCCTGCGGGACGAGCTGTGCTGATGGAGGATGCTTGGGGCAATGCAGTCTATTTCATCCTCTCTGGCTGGGTAAAAGTGAGATTTGTTCGCAGTCAAGATACAACAACTCTAGCTGTGCTAGCTCAGGGTGATTTTTTTGGGGAGATGGCTATTCTGGACGAGTCTCCACGTTCTACCGATGTGGTTGCTTTTACACCAGTGCGTGTGCTTATGGTTCATGCTCAAAAATTTATTCAATTTTTGTTTAAAGATCCGCAACTACACCATCGTATGTTGCAACTAATGGTGGGACGGTTACGCAAAACTAACCAACGGACACAATTACGTCAGCAAGTACCAGCAGTAAGAGTTGCCTCAATTTTGATGGGCTTAGGAGATGCCTACGGTAATAAAACTGATGCGGGGGTGGAAATCTTTAATTTACCTGTTTCCGACATTGCGGATTTGTCAGAAGTTAATCCAGATGATACGAATAAAGTTCTAGAAAAACTCAAAGATAAGGGGTGGATTGTTATTGATTCTAAACGTCAGGTAATGACGATTACCAATGAGAAGCAAATGGTTCAGTTGGCAACATTTCGTTAA
- the fabI gene encoding enoyl-ACP reductase FabI produces the protein MLDLSGKTALVTGIANNRSIAWGIAQKLHQAGAKLGITYLPDDRDRNKGKVAELTNPLTPDFLLPCNVQDDAQVDTLFASVAEKWQKIDILVHCLAFANKEDLSGNFTDISRAGFQLAMDVSAYSLIHLCRAAKPLMKDGGSVITLTYIGGAKVVPNYNVMGAAKAALEMNVRYLASDLGPDNIRVNAISAGPIRTLASAAIGDFHKMLHHYEETAPLRRLVTPEDVGNVATFLGSDLSSAVTGQIIYVDSGYEVMGA, from the coding sequence TTGTTAGATTTGAGCGGGAAAACTGCTCTTGTGACTGGGATTGCCAACAATCGCTCGATCGCTTGGGGTATTGCCCAAAAGTTACACCAAGCTGGTGCAAAGCTTGGTATAACTTATTTGCCAGATGATCGTGATCGCAACAAAGGTAAAGTTGCTGAGTTGACTAATCCTTTGACACCAGATTTTTTATTGCCTTGCAATGTTCAGGATGACGCACAGGTTGACACTCTCTTTGCTTCAGTAGCAGAGAAATGGCAGAAAATCGATATTTTGGTGCATTGTCTCGCATTTGCTAATAAAGAAGATTTGTCTGGCAATTTTACAGATATTTCCCGCGCAGGTTTTCAACTAGCGATGGATGTGAGTGCTTATTCATTGATCCACCTATGTCGAGCAGCAAAACCCCTCATGAAAGATGGCGGTAGTGTGATCACTCTCACCTATATTGGTGGGGCTAAAGTTGTACCTAATTACAATGTTATGGGCGCAGCAAAGGCAGCTTTAGAAATGAATGTCCGTTACTTGGCTTCTGATCTTGGACCAGACAACATCCGAGTTAATGCAATTTCCGCAGGTCCAATTCGGACTTTAGCTTCGGCGGCGATCGGCGATTTCCACAAAATGTTGCATCATTATGAAGAAACTGCTCCCTTGCGTCGTTTAGTGACTCCTGAAGATGTTGGTAATGTTGCAACTTTCTTAGGTAGCGATCTGTCTAGTGCTGTAACAGGGCAAATTATTTATGTAGATTCTGGCTATGAAGTCATGGGTGCTTAG
- a CDS encoding YggT family protein, with protein sequence MPSLIIVDTVGKFLQIYSILLIIRILLTWFPNVDWYKQPFATLSQVTDPYLNLFRSIIPPLGGMDFSPILAFLALNLMQNAIGLIARNAMGF encoded by the coding sequence ATGCCATCTCTTATTATTGTTGATACAGTTGGTAAGTTTCTCCAAATCTATTCAATACTCCTCATTATTCGTATTTTATTGACTTGGTTTCCTAACGTTGATTGGTATAAACAGCCTTTTGCCACCCTCAGCCAAGTAACTGACCCATATTTAAATTTATTTCGTTCTATTATTCCTCCTCTAGGTGGCATGGACTTCTCACCAATCCTTGCCTTTTTAGCACTCAACCTCATGCAAAATGCTATTGGTCTGATTGCCAGAAACGCGATGGGCTTTTAA
- a CDS encoding DUF928 domain-containing protein yields the protein MILTRIATKTSNIKAIALSAICLSTVCLTSVASSLSFVPEAFAQYGLGLPKSSGVSGATRSPVNPTIILVVPNDGAKTLAARPTFFLWINPPEIKPEQSTSISSTRSITRKDTPIVFTFLLRDGNETSSKPIFTAEVKADTFGLYKFTLPENAPALVKKKEQRWQIRYNNGESNTFAVIRLESDDNVTKAITTAKNDLEKARIYAKNFYWYDAIETYDSWLSNNPNDATAILERSELLKIGLAKHVVFVTEKKDQEGLPIEEFNQAAYDQFLNELDKSTATPIELKPKKLN from the coding sequence ATGATTTTGACTAGGATTGCAACTAAAACCTCAAACATCAAAGCGATCGCTTTAAGCGCAATCTGTCTCAGTACAGTCTGTCTAACTTCTGTCGCTAGTTCCCTAAGCTTCGTTCCTGAGGCTTTTGCTCAATATGGCTTAGGTCTACCGAAATCATCAGGGGTTAGTGGGGCTACCCGTAGCCCTGTGAATCCTACAATTATTCTGGTAGTTCCCAATGATGGTGCAAAAACCCTAGCTGCTCGCCCTACATTCTTTTTATGGATTAATCCTCCAGAAATAAAGCCTGAACAATCTACATCAATCTCTTCAACGAGAAGTATAACCCGCAAAGACACCCCCATAGTTTTCACATTCCTATTACGTGATGGCAATGAAACATCATCCAAACCTATTTTTACGGCTGAAGTGAAAGCTGATACATTTGGGCTGTACAAGTTCACCTTGCCAGAGAATGCGCCTGCCCTAGTTAAGAAAAAAGAACAGCGTTGGCAAATCCGTTATAACAATGGCGAATCTAACACCTTTGCCGTTATTCGTCTTGAGTCTGATGATAATGTGACAAAAGCAATCACTACAGCCAAGAATGACTTGGAAAAAGCCAGAATCTATGCCAAAAATTTCTATTGGTATGATGCGATCGAGACTTACGATAGTTGGCTATCCAATAATCCTAACGATGCTACTGCCATCTTGGAGCGCAGCGAACTACTCAAAATAGGGTTGGCAAAACATGTAGTATTTGTCACTGAGAAGAAGGATCAGGAAGGTTTGCCAATTGAAGAATTCAACCAAGCTGCATATGACCAATTTCTCAATGAATTAGATAAAAGTACTGCTACGCCAATAGAATTAAAACCTAAAAAATTGAATTAG
- a CDS encoding tetratricopeptide repeat protein yields MEPIDLPDPGSDDLDLPIDELLVYIAQRKAAGQEDASLATFYTLLARAYRRDNQIAQAISTWQKAIALQEKLNLSLELAHSLNELGFLYYYQGKYNKAEPLYLRSLEIRERELGVDHPNVAISLNNLAELYQSQGKYGEAETLYLRSLEIMERELGLEHPNVATSLNNLAYLYKSQGRRSEAEHLYRRSLEIREWKLGAEHPAVAISLNNLAGLYDSQGKYSKAEPLYARSLAIFVKTLGQDHPNTQTVTSSLTLLKLQILTGFDPATLE; encoded by the coding sequence ATGGAGCCAATTGATTTGCCAGATCCTGGGTCTGATGATTTGGATCTGCCGATTGATGAGTTGTTGGTTTATATTGCTCAACGCAAGGCGGCTGGTCAAGAGGATGCGAGTTTGGCTACGTTCTACACGTTATTAGCCAGAGCCTATAGGCGCGACAATCAAATTGCTCAGGCAATTTCTACTTGGCAAAAAGCGATCGCTCTTCAAGAAAAGCTTAATCTCTCTCTAGAACTTGCTCATAGTTTGAATGAATTGGGATTTCTGTATTATTACCAAGGAAAGTACAACAAAGCCGAACCTCTCTATCTGCGATCTCTCGAAATCAGGGAACGGGAACTAGGAGTAGACCATCCCAATGTCGCCATTAGTCTCAACAATCTCGCAGAGCTTTACCAGTCACAAGGGAAGTACGGCGAAGCCGAAACCCTTTACTTGCGATCACTGGAAATTATGGAAAGGGAACTAGGACTAGAACATCCTAATGTTGCTACCAGCCTCAACAATCTCGCATATCTTTACAAATCGCAAGGTAGGCGCAGCGAAGCCGAACATCTTTATAGGCGATCACTGGAAATCAGGGAATGGAAACTAGGAGCAGAGCATCCCGCTGTCGCCATCAGTCTCAACAATCTTGCAGGACTTTACGATTCACAAGGGAAATACAGCAAAGCTGAACCTCTCTATGCACGATCCTTAGCAATTTTCGTGAAAACCCTCGGACAAGATCATCCCAATACCCAAACAGTAACGTCTTCTCTAACGTTGTTAAAACTGCAAATCTTAACAGGTTTTGATCCTGCTACATTAGAGTAA
- a CDS encoding type II toxin-antitoxin system HicA family toxin has translation MAKKIRELKAMLLKAGFTYRSGKGSHTVWSHPKLEYSLILSGKDSNDADRYQEKDVRNALRDIDQQNEGEHP, from the coding sequence ATGGCTAAAAAAATTAGAGAACTAAAAGCAATGCTTTTAAAAGCTGGCTTCACCTATCGCTCTGGCAAAGGTAGCCATACCGTCTGGAGTCATCCTAAACTAGAATATAGCCTCATCCTATCAGGCAAAGATAGCAACGATGCTGATCGCTACCAAGAAAAAGACGTAAGAAACGCACTACGAGATATTGACCAACAAAACGAAGGAGAACATCCATGA
- a CDS encoding type II toxin-antitoxin system HicB family antitoxin, translating to MNRNYSISIQWSEEDSKFIAHLPEFGPYAHTHGDTYVNALENALEILELLIEDYTARHKPLPTPRTIKKSDFIAA from the coding sequence ATGAATCGTAACTACAGCATTTCTATCCAATGGTCAGAAGAAGATAGCAAATTTATCGCTCACCTACCCGAATTTGGTCCTTACGCCCACACTCACGGGGACACCTATGTTAACGCACTAGAAAATGCTTTAGAAATTTTGGAATTACTAATCGAAGATTACACTGCTCGTCACAAACCATTGCCAACACCACGCACAATTAAAAAATCTGACTTCATTGCTGCTTAA
- a CDS encoding hybrid sensor histidine kinase/response regulator, which yields MPMRTLNPDVLHEIAIETRQCFLNEDAHVYLANLQKGLAQIKSGQPDYVFLMHAAHSLKSGSAIAELSSLSELAHKLEDVLEILQHHEFCDRTMIAEVLSNGIDEVASVLAQATSLPTNTLNDIKIDQELLHRFDALLEIATDQQQEPLIIHESNYGESESLGSKLIVEKPQGVFQAATHLATSHHKAVTSSVNNDFNKPKSKINSIVRSSLEKDLESCIKQVEAKLLSSSNLSETLIRDELQCFCEECLLLGDTLSLDWLINIVEPFEAILHQEPSIATLLSEVQVVISTLRSQRLQYLYPSAHAPEVVSELPPQQILPLEEKAIATPQTVTKVPSVTANSTEAISYLRIPSAQIESMTNTVAEMILRHERLLRQQQQLGQTNKNLQALVLQMIPLQEQVQTVYDQLAITTLTNNFQGDAKSEGLASHASELKAVDEDFDQLELDQYSSSHSTLQNLQEVLLRVRESRADIDLSYRDLGEEIEYLRQDLDRLYAQLTQSRLVPFKNLASRFLPQLKRLCQRYNKQVELVIYGEDVLIDQVLLEQLQTPLNHLLINAFDHGVEPPEIRLSLGKSEVAVLTLSASTAGNQVVISLQDDGDGINLHSVYKKAVENNICPAEIPIGKIPRQEILNLIFQPNFSTRNIVSDISGRGMGLDIVRSQINRLRGNIQVETLQGQGTTFTIRLPLGLSLITLLICAIGENLIAIPANDVLDIFPYAEAQIYYENNSVEIAWRKKFIPLIHLKQALPYSYQNSESLNSKVCLVLNRNDIPIVVAIDMLIEERQLILKPFDRSVVTPNYLAGCTILGTGQVVPVLIPDNLNVFVQKSNTKNSRKIKNQASNQISTHDNQNIRQEVNQTVSKTIVIAEDSIATRNMLERVLKQLDFEVMACRDGQEAIDVLSRIEGKVTMVISDVEMPKVNGFNLLQTIRTHDLWYTIPVVMLTSRTGDRHRQKAISLGANGYLSKPIIVGELIDCLGELVH from the coding sequence ATGCCAATGAGAACTTTAAATCCAGATGTTTTACATGAGATTGCGATTGAAACCCGTCAGTGCTTTCTTAACGAAGATGCACATGTCTATTTAGCAAATCTCCAGAAAGGGCTAGCCCAAATCAAATCGGGACAACCTGATTATGTTTTCTTGATGCACGCAGCGCATTCTCTCAAAAGTGGTTCGGCGATCGCAGAATTGAGCAGTCTTAGCGAACTAGCCCATAAATTAGAAGATGTGTTGGAAATTTTGCAACACCATGAATTTTGCGATCGCACGATGATTGCTGAAGTTTTGAGTAATGGTATAGATGAAGTGGCTTCGGTACTTGCTCAGGCGACGAGCTTGCCTACTAATACTTTGAATGATATTAAAATTGATCAAGAGCTTCTTCACCGTTTCGATGCGTTATTGGAGATCGCCACGGATCAGCAACAAGAACCTTTAATTATTCACGAAAGTAACTATGGAGAATCTGAAAGCTTAGGTTCTAAACTTATAGTAGAGAAACCTCAAGGCGTATTTCAAGCGGCAACTCATCTTGCTACTTCTCATCATAAAGCTGTCACTAGTTCCGTCAATAATGATTTTAATAAGCCTAAATCAAAAATCAATTCTATTGTGAGATCTTCTCTAGAAAAGGATTTGGAATCCTGTATTAAGCAAGTAGAAGCTAAATTATTATCTAGTTCTAATTTATCTGAAACCCTAATTAGAGATGAACTCCAATGTTTTTGTGAAGAATGTCTTCTCCTTGGTGATACCTTAAGTCTCGATTGGCTCATTAACATTGTGGAGCCATTTGAAGCGATTCTTCACCAAGAACCATCGATCGCTACTCTCTTGTCTGAAGTGCAAGTTGTGATTAGTACCTTGCGATCACAACGCCTGCAATATCTATATCCATCAGCACACGCGCCAGAAGTAGTCTCAGAGTTACCACCTCAGCAAATTTTGCCGCTAGAGGAAAAAGCGATCGCCACGCCTCAAACAGTAACTAAAGTACCATCTGTCACTGCCAATTCGACTGAAGCAATTTCCTATTTACGGATTCCCTCGGCTCAAATTGAAAGTATGACTAACACAGTCGCAGAAATGATTTTGCGTCATGAACGGTTGCTGCGACAACAACAACAATTAGGTCAAACCAATAAAAACTTACAGGCTCTGGTATTGCAAATGATTCCGTTGCAGGAGCAAGTGCAAACTGTTTACGATCAACTGGCGATCACTACGCTAACTAACAATTTTCAAGGAGATGCTAAATCAGAGGGTTTGGCATCTCATGCATCAGAATTAAAGGCAGTAGATGAGGATTTCGATCAATTAGAACTTGATCAATACTCTTCTTCGCATAGTACTCTCCAAAATTTGCAAGAAGTTTTACTCAGAGTTCGAGAAAGTCGTGCTGATATTGATCTTAGCTATCGAGATTTGGGTGAAGAAATTGAATACTTACGACAAGATTTGGATCGCCTCTATGCTCAACTTACCCAATCACGACTTGTCCCATTTAAAAACCTTGCTAGTCGGTTCTTGCCACAGCTAAAGCGCCTCTGTCAACGCTATAATAAACAAGTTGAACTAGTCATTTATGGAGAAGATGTTCTCATTGACCAAGTTCTTCTAGAGCAGCTACAGACACCACTTAATCATCTATTAATCAATGCTTTTGATCATGGTGTAGAACCACCTGAAATCAGACTGTCATTGGGTAAGTCTGAAGTTGCTGTGCTTACTCTGAGTGCATCTACTGCGGGGAATCAAGTTGTAATTTCTCTGCAAGATGATGGTGATGGGATTAATCTTCATAGCGTATATAAAAAAGCAGTCGAAAATAATATTTGTCCAGCCGAAATTCCGATTGGCAAAATCCCGCGTCAGGAAATTCTGAATCTTATATTTCAGCCTAATTTTTCGACACGCAATATTGTTAGTGATATCTCTGGAAGGGGGATGGGATTAGATATTGTACGATCGCAGATCAATCGTTTGCGGGGCAATATCCAAGTTGAGACATTGCAAGGTCAAGGCACAACTTTCACGATTCGATTGCCGCTTGGCTTGAGTTTGATTACCTTATTAATCTGTGCGATCGGTGAAAACCTGATCGCTATTCCTGCAAATGATGTATTAGATATTTTCCCCTATGCCGAAGCTCAAATTTACTATGAAAATAATTCAGTAGAAATTGCTTGGCGGAAAAAGTTTATTCCATTAATTCATCTCAAACAAGCTCTACCCTATAGCTATCAAAATAGCGAATCATTAAATTCTAAAGTTTGTTTAGTACTCAATCGTAATGATATTCCCATCGTCGTGGCGATCGATATGCTTATTGAAGAGCGACAATTAATTCTGAAACCCTTTGATCGTAGTGTTGTAACGCCTAATTATCTGGCTGGTTGCACCATTTTAGGTACAGGACAAGTTGTGCCCGTTTTAATTCCTGACAATTTGAATGTATTTGTGCAAAAAAGCAATACTAAAAATAGCCGTAAAATTAAAAATCAAGCATCTAATCAGATATCTACTCATGACAATCAAAATATTCGTCAAGAGGTAAATCAAACAGTAAGCAAAACAATTGTGATTGCCGAAGATTCGATCGCTACTCGCAATATGTTGGAGCGGGTATTAAAACAATTAGATTTTGAAGTGATGGCATGTCGTGATGGTCAAGAAGCGATTGATGTACTGAGTCGCATTGAAGGCAAAGTGACGATGGTTATTTCTGATGTGGAAATGCCAAAAGTAAATGGATTTAATCTGCTCCAAACTATTCGCACCCATGATCTCTGGTATACGATCCCTGTAGTGATGTTAACTTCACGCACAGGCGATCGCCATCGCCAGAAAGCCATTAGCCTCGGTGCAAATGGATATTTGAGTAAACCAATTATCGTTGGTGAATTGATTGATTGCTTAGGTGAATTGGTGCATTGA
- a CDS encoding methyl-accepting chemotaxis protein, giving the protein MIPNNDTLASTVMSANGNGHANGNSPQASDPMAQILSAYDLESQGDLTGAREIYQRIIDQDGTYAAIASKAIEAMGEGQSGADLLSINEEHGKRSLEIASLKTSQVNSQVALSSTAAQASPLRKDVPKAKKVTKSSKAESKTKSSSLSWFYDLSLGQKQFTALLVSEFLSLSLVGFGAFLIGRSLQDQLFKQAQSEVSVMEINYNIKINQMGFGFRGQSDNAAVISAASTYASKQPMPAPLKEQVRKILENEIKARKIEYATLVGTDAKVIVSANSDRAGQDFDPNNLVSDILKDPNQIKATAIVSADDLQKEAPPLPNGFTPTDALIRYTATAVKDPATQKIIGVLISGDIVNKKSPIVENTVKALASTSQPTGKKGLGGYSAVYYRKPSGEFAIATSVEQLNSETSNLNLPMSGDAADELLKRAISVGNGQTVTGRVLVGNTYYTMAARAVPNRIVETDTGSSPIYSNEPVGILVRGTPETEMNDLLKNTWISLSISAAIVILLDILLARFLDRVVAKPVQALTPIAKRFTSGDRKVRAEIFANDEIGELTQSFNSMADSIELSEQTLAQQSLLKEQEAELQRKEKELLQREVINLLLEIEGAQKGDLTAEAKVTDGVVGSIADAFNATIRKLRKLVEEVKSTAIHAESLAKESENSVQKFSSASLAQSDGIAQALEAVEQNTQSIAQVAQSAQDAANVARRAAIAAREGDAKMDRTVVSIKAIRSTVAATAKKMKQLAESSQEVSQIVSIISGISEKTNLLAFNASIEAARAGENGQGFRVVADEVRRLADRVTEATREIQLLVTNIQHETTEVLKAMEVGTSEVVTGTQSVEETKDTLKGLAELSQTIDNYLQTISSSTISQTQVSQKVNGIMENANAIAQSTATDTQTVVASLQVLVGIVDELQTSVRQFRLEKSA; this is encoded by the coding sequence ATGATACCTAATAACGATACGTTAGCTTCAACGGTTATGTCTGCTAATGGTAATGGACATGCTAATGGTAATTCACCGCAGGCAAGTGATCCGATGGCTCAGATCCTCTCAGCGTATGACTTAGAGAGTCAGGGAGATCTAACAGGAGCTAGGGAGATTTATCAACGAATTATTGATCAGGATGGTACATATGCCGCGATCGCGAGTAAGGCGATCGAAGCTATGGGTGAGGGACAAAGTGGTGCAGATTTACTATCAATTAATGAAGAGCATGGGAAGCGATCACTAGAGATCGCTTCGCTAAAAACTTCACAGGTTAATTCACAAGTTGCATTGTCATCAACAGCAGCTCAAGCATCACCTCTACGCAAAGATGTCCCAAAAGCTAAAAAGGTTACCAAATCGTCAAAGGCTGAATCGAAAACAAAATCATCTTCCCTAAGTTGGTTTTATGACTTATCCCTCGGACAGAAGCAGTTTACGGCTCTACTAGTTTCTGAATTCCTTTCTTTGTCCTTAGTTGGTTTTGGTGCATTCTTAATTGGACGCTCTTTGCAGGATCAGTTATTCAAACAGGCGCAGTCAGAAGTGTCGGTTATGGAGATCAACTACAACATCAAAATCAACCAGATGGGATTTGGCTTTCGAGGGCAATCAGATAATGCTGCGGTAATTAGTGCTGCAAGTACTTATGCCAGTAAGCAGCCGATGCCAGCACCATTAAAAGAACAGGTGAGAAAGATTCTGGAGAATGAGATCAAGGCAAGAAAGATTGAATATGCAACTCTAGTGGGTACTGATGCCAAGGTGATTGTTAGTGCCAATAGCGATCGCGCAGGGCAAGATTTTGATCCCAATAATCTAGTCAGCGATATTCTCAAAGATCCCAATCAAATCAAAGCTACCGCAATTGTCAGCGCTGATGATCTCCAAAAGGAAGCACCTCCCCTACCGAATGGATTTACGCCGACGGATGCGCTGATTCGCTATACCGCCACCGCCGTTAAAGATCCTGCTACCCAAAAAATTATTGGTGTCCTGATTTCAGGAGATATTGTCAATAAAAAATCGCCAATTGTAGAGAATACTGTCAAAGCTCTAGCATCAACCAGCCAGCCAACAGGCAAAAAGGGATTAGGTGGCTATAGTGCTGTATATTATCGCAAACCTTCAGGAGAATTTGCGATCGCTACTTCTGTCGAACAACTTAACTCTGAGACGAGTAATCTAAACCTGCCGATGTCAGGTGATGCGGCGGATGAGTTACTTAAACGAGCTATCTCTGTGGGCAATGGACAAACAGTGACGGGTCGGGTTCTAGTCGGCAACACCTACTACACAATGGCGGCTAGAGCAGTTCCCAATCGAATTGTCGAAACAGACACAGGAAGTTCACCAATATACAGCAATGAGCCTGTCGGTATTTTAGTCCGTGGTACTCCTGAAACTGAAATGAATGATTTGCTGAAAAACACATGGATTTCTCTGAGTATTTCGGCAGCGATCGTCATTCTCTTGGATATTTTGTTGGCAAGATTTTTAGACCGGGTTGTTGCCAAGCCTGTACAGGCACTTACCCCGATCGCTAAGCGATTTACATCGGGCGATCGCAAGGTGCGGGCAGAGATATTTGCCAATGATGAAATCGGGGAATTGACCCAATCATTTAACAGTATGGCAGATAGCATCGAGCTGTCTGAGCAGACACTAGCCCAACAGTCACTACTTAAAGAACAAGAAGCAGAACTTCAACGCAAAGAGAAAGAATTACTTCAAAGAGAAGTTATTAATTTGCTCTTAGAAATTGAAGGCGCACAAAAAGGTGACTTAACTGCTGAAGCAAAGGTAACTGATGGCGTGGTGGGATCGATCGCCGATGCGTTTAACGCCACGATTCGCAAATTACGGAAATTGGTAGAAGAAGTCAAATCTACAGCAATCCACGCGGAATCTTTGGCAAAGGAAAGTGAAAACTCGGTGCAGAAATTTTCCAGTGCATCCTTAGCCCAGTCTGACGGGATTGCTCAAGCCCTAGAAGCTGTAGAACAAAATACTCAATCTATCGCTCAGGTGGCTCAATCGGCTCAAGATGCGGCGAATGTGGCAAGACGAGCCGCGATCGCCGCCCGTGAAGGGGATGCAAAAATGGATCGCACTGTTGTTAGTATTAAAGCCATTCGGTCTACAGTTGCCGCCACTGCGAAAAAAATGAAGCAATTAGCCGAGTCATCGCAAGAGGTTTCGCAAATTGTCTCGATTATTTCAGGCATTTCTGAAAAGACCAACTTACTTGCTTTCAATGCCTCAATTGAAGCTGCGAGAGCTGGTGAAAATGGACAGGGTTTTCGTGTGGTTGCAGATGAGGTGCGTCGTTTGGCTGACCGAGTTACCGAGGCAACTAGAGAAATTCAATTGCTGGTTACTAACATTCAGCATGAGACTACAGAAGTCTTAAAAGCAATGGAAGTAGGGACATCGGAAGTAGTTACAGGTACACAGTCGGTTGAAGAAACTAAGGATACCCTTAAGGGCTTAGCAGAACTGAGCCAGACCATCGATAACTATTTGCAGACAATTTCCAGTAGTACGATTTCACAAACGCAGGTCTCCCAGAAGGTGAATGGTATTATGGAAAATGCCAATGCGATCGCTCAATCCACAGCAACAGATACGCAGACAGTAGTTGCTTCACTTCAAGTACTGGTGGGTATTGTTGATGAGCTACAGACATCCGTGCGTCAGTTCCGCCTAGAGAAATCTGCGTAA